A genomic segment from Leptolyngbya boryana PCC 6306 encodes:
- a CDS encoding polysaccharide biosynthesis protein, which translates to MREKLSVSAAFLRLFQTGLLLQFITGLLKLPRRLRRYILFAGDSIIFLIAACIALNLRFEDSPLIDQFWYYQASLALTVPIKFCIFYLLGMYRPLLRHTGAEILWLALKAVILSEAGLVAFSTLLHVQVLPRSVQIISALITWIGVVGIRFSIRRFLVLIDTAPQATHAAAVRSRQRHKSLPYSTSQRIIIYGAGSAGFQLSQALLRETEYQVIAFVDDNPEIHGRSLDRAHIYSPTLLRTLIAQYQITMVLLAVPSASPQDKRRILQSLKGLPVKVKTVPSVREIVAGHVPIGKIRNVDISDLLGRAEVLPDPSLLRVNITDKSVLVTGAGGSIGSELCRQIAQQNPRLLVLYELNEFALYSIETELAETYPNVPRFAYLGSVTDGDRLSEVLEKHQVETVYHAAAYKHVPLVESNAAQGIINNAYGTMVTAQTAEKCRVETFVLISTDKAVRPTNVMGATKRIAELVLQALAARAKTRTRFVMVRFGNVLNSNGSVVPRFRQQIAAGQPITLTHPEMTRYFMSIPEASRLVIQAGAMAQGGEVFLLDMGEPVRIYDLAVQMIELSGLVPGADIDIEITGLRPGEKLYEELLISGNSMATSHPKIFAAREAMIPWEQLEPLLDQLFLAAYQKNATKLRSLLKTLVPEYQPSSSKSMDSVLNPQRRTS; encoded by the coding sequence ATGCGTGAAAAGCTTTCTGTTTCGGCGGCTTTCCTTCGGCTCTTTCAAACTGGATTACTCCTTCAATTCATCACAGGCTTGCTTAAATTGCCCCGCCGCTTGCGACGCTATATTTTGTTCGCAGGCGACAGTATCATCTTTCTAATTGCTGCCTGTATTGCGCTCAATCTGCGGTTTGAAGATTCCCCTTTGATTGACCAATTCTGGTATTACCAAGCATCTCTTGCGCTAACTGTTCCGATTAAATTCTGCATATTTTATTTATTAGGCATGTATCGACCTCTGTTACGGCATACAGGGGCAGAAATCTTATGGTTGGCACTAAAGGCAGTCATTTTGAGCGAAGCGGGACTGGTTGCATTCAGTACCCTGCTACATGTGCAGGTTTTACCTCGATCGGTTCAAATTATTTCTGCGCTGATCACTTGGATTGGAGTAGTCGGAATTCGGTTCTCAATCCGGCGCTTTTTGGTCCTGATCGATACTGCACCTCAGGCAACTCATGCGGCTGCTGTGCGATCGCGTCAGCGCCATAAGTCGCTGCCATATTCAACGTCACAGCGAATTATCATCTATGGCGCAGGGTCGGCTGGCTTTCAGCTTTCGCAGGCACTGCTGCGTGAAACAGAATACCAAGTCATTGCTTTTGTGGATGACAATCCTGAAATTCATGGCAGATCGCTCGATCGCGCTCATATTTACAGTCCAACTCTGTTGAGAACGCTGATTGCTCAGTACCAGATTACGATGGTTTTACTGGCAGTGCCTTCTGCGAGTCCCCAAGACAAGCGTCGCATTCTTCAGAGTTTGAAGGGATTGCCTGTCAAGGTCAAAACAGTTCCTTCGGTGCGTGAAATTGTTGCAGGTCATGTGCCGATCGGTAAAATTCGGAATGTTGATATTTCTGATCTGCTCGGGCGCGCCGAAGTTCTGCCCGATCCGAGTCTGCTTCGAGTTAACATCACTGATAAGTCAGTACTGGTGACAGGAGCAGGCGGCTCGATCGGGTCAGAACTCTGCCGCCAAATTGCCCAGCAAAATCCTCGACTTCTGGTGCTCTATGAGCTGAATGAGTTTGCTTTGTATTCGATTGAAACAGAGCTAGCAGAAACGTATCCCAATGTGCCTCGTTTTGCTTATTTAGGCTCGGTCACTGATGGCGATCGCTTATCGGAAGTATTGGAGAAGCATCAAGTTGAGACGGTCTATCATGCAGCGGCATACAAGCATGTTCCTTTGGTTGAAAGCAATGCAGCGCAAGGAATCATCAACAATGCCTATGGCACAATGGTGACTGCACAGACCGCAGAAAAATGCAGAGTTGAGACTTTTGTCTTGATCTCAACGGATAAAGCTGTGCGTCCAACCAATGTGATGGGTGCGACGAAGCGGATTGCAGAATTAGTACTGCAAGCATTAGCAGCACGGGCGAAAACACGCACCCGCTTTGTGATGGTGCGATTTGGTAATGTGCTGAATAGTAACGGGTCAGTTGTCCCCCGATTTCGACAGCAGATTGCAGCAGGTCAGCCGATTACGTTGACACATCCAGAAATGACGCGCTATTTCATGTCGATTCCAGAAGCGTCACGGCTGGTGATTCAAGCAGGTGCAATGGCTCAGGGCGGTGAAGTTTTTCTGCTCGATATGGGTGAACCTGTGCGGATTTATGATCTGGCGGTGCAGATGATTGAACTGAGTGGATTAGTACCCGGAGCAGATATTGATATTGAAATTACGGGATTACGACCGGGCGAGAAGTTGTATGAGGAGTTACTCATCAGCGGAAATTCAATGGCGACGAGTCATCCTAAGATTTTTGCAGCACGAGAGGCAATGATACCGTGGGAGCAGCTAGAGCCATTGTTGGATCAGCTTTTCTTAGCGGCGTATCAGAAAAATGCTACTAAACTACGATCGCTGCTCAAAACTTTGGTTCCAGAATATCAGCCCAGTAGTTCGAAGTCGATGGATTCGGTTCTCAATCCGCAGCGTCGAACGAGTTGA
- a CDS encoding sensor histidine kinase: MKSTHQAVKVCFTPTLNHASRFQASRKPEVESRCPSKVWSELSWFGAIAQQSQDLIGVVSLDHEWICLNPSGKTLLKSFEFKLDEARQQVWNDTILPRLYEVGEWRGEFALLRSSELVWFESQWFLIRDRETDQPIGFATISHPIESPQPTQESPQPQTQFLADTAHELRSPLTVISTSIDLLQTATAPQSDRARKHFQRIRSKIKQMAQMLEDVLVLSRTEQPEFKVSPTEVNPVQVCAELIEEAQANTSCHEIVFSSETTMPVTQIDATLFQRIVVNLLSNGIKYSPKGGKIECNLQVHSSHLTLQVADQGIGIPASEQSKLFQSFYRAQNASAIPGTGLGLAIVKRCVDLLGGQIAIQSAVGVGTCFTVQVPI; this comes from the coding sequence ATGAAGTCAACGCATCAGGCTGTTAAAGTGTGTTTTACCCCAACCCTCAATCATGCTTCTCGCTTTCAAGCGTCTCGAAAGCCAGAGGTTGAAAGCAGGTGTCCCTCAAAGGTTTGGAGCGAGTTAAGTTGGTTCGGCGCGATCGCTCAGCAGAGTCAAGATTTAATCGGAGTCGTGTCCCTCGATCACGAGTGGATTTGTCTGAATCCGAGTGGAAAGACTTTACTTAAATCATTTGAGTTCAAGTTAGACGAAGCCCGGCAACAGGTTTGGAATGACACGATCTTGCCGAGACTTTATGAAGTTGGAGAGTGGCGAGGCGAGTTTGCACTCTTAAGATCGTCTGAATTGGTTTGGTTTGAAAGTCAGTGGTTTTTGATTCGCGATCGCGAAACCGATCAACCGATCGGATTTGCCACGATTAGCCACCCGATTGAATCACCGCAACCGACACAAGAATCGCCACAGCCGCAGACTCAATTTTTAGCAGATACCGCTCACGAATTGCGATCTCCCTTAACGGTGATTTCGACCTCGATCGATTTATTGCAAACGGCGACGGCTCCGCAGAGCGATCGTGCTCGCAAGCATTTTCAGCGAATTCGATCGAAGATCAAGCAGATGGCTCAGATGTTAGAAGATGTCCTAGTGCTGAGTCGGACAGAGCAGCCTGAATTTAAGGTCAGTCCGACCGAGGTGAACCCTGTACAAGTGTGTGCAGAACTGATCGAAGAAGCCCAGGCGAATACGTCTTGCCATGAGATTGTGTTTTCATCTGAAACGACGATGCCCGTGACCCAAATTGATGCCACTCTATTCCAGCGCATTGTCGTGAATTTGCTGTCGAATGGCATCAAGTATTCACCGAAAGGCGGCAAGATCGAATGCAATTTGCAAGTTCATTCCAGCCATCTGACCCTACAAGTTGCAGATCAAGGGATTGGCATTCCCGCATCTGAGCAATCGAAATTGTTTCAGTCGTTTTATCGCGCTCAGAATGCAAGTGCCATTCCCGGCACAGGTTTGGGACTCGCGATCGTCAAACGCTGCGTTGATCTCTTAGGAGGACAGATTGCGATTCAGAGCGCGGTTGGAGTGGGCACTTGCTTTACGGTGCAGGTTCCGATTTAA
- a CDS encoding DUF3370 domain-containing protein, whose amino-acid sequence MLSLLSSLILSQTTPAPTPTPTPTPPPQQTIVEPQEMRVLPGELDSVPVFNSNSPEVVQKEGILLSTFPAAGKQFPSAHLNQSFSGRFDIFTHHIAKALTPEDLRTLYLGVIAHNPGKTAVTIDILQAASYLSQPDAPFISLDPAIANEDGKTFAGPGSRAVGEVLRGLRQDIFPAQVVIPPGESRMLMNLPIPVKPLTPPLNGRSSLMRLRSTGEVYLASLGMFAKQNPDSTEREPTVEEWEALLNTADLSGPRDKTPTPIEETTGTLIYGRVAGVAVGSQWNGRILDANRDSLSIPAPGAGFSYGLATLHRGTLGTNQNQSAKMIRRYPDTAYQAHGNYAIQYSLTMPLENTSDQPQTVVLTVETPLKREDTDKGLRFLEPAGPQMNFRGTVRWRFNDDQGLPQTHYVHLVQRRGQQGAPLVTLQMQPQERRLVQFDFLYPPDATPPQVLTIKTLKSEPAP is encoded by the coding sequence ATGTTGTCGCTTCTCTCCAGTTTGATCTTGTCACAAACAACACCTGCTCCCACACCGACACCGACTCCCACTCCTCCCCCACAGCAAACGATCGTAGAACCGCAAGAAATGCGCGTTTTACCGGGAGAATTAGATTCAGTGCCCGTCTTCAACAGCAACAGCCCAGAAGTGGTGCAAAAAGAAGGAATTTTACTGTCCACATTTCCCGCAGCAGGCAAACAATTTCCATCAGCGCACCTCAATCAAAGCTTTTCCGGCAGATTTGACATCTTCACCCATCACATTGCCAAAGCTCTCACCCCAGAAGATTTGAGAACGCTTTATCTCGGTGTGATTGCTCATAATCCCGGCAAGACCGCGGTAACGATCGACATTCTCCAAGCTGCGAGCTATCTGAGCCAACCTGATGCGCCGTTTATTTCACTCGATCCCGCGATCGCCAATGAGGATGGCAAAACTTTCGCAGGTCCCGGCAGTCGCGCTGTCGGGGAAGTCCTGCGCGGATTACGCCAAGATATCTTTCCGGCTCAAGTTGTGATCCCACCTGGGGAAAGCCGGATGTTAATGAACTTGCCGATTCCTGTGAAGCCGCTCACCCCACCGCTCAATGGTCGATCGTCCTTGATGAGACTGCGCAGCACTGGAGAAGTGTATCTTGCAAGCCTAGGCATGTTTGCCAAACAAAATCCCGACAGCACAGAACGCGAACCCACGGTCGAAGAATGGGAAGCATTGCTCAATACAGCAGATCTGTCAGGACCACGCGATAAAACGCCAACCCCGATCGAAGAAACCACAGGTACTTTAATCTACGGACGAGTTGCAGGGGTCGCCGTTGGCTCGCAATGGAACGGACGAATTTTAGATGCAAACCGAGATTCTCTCAGCATTCCTGCACCAGGGGCAGGCTTCTCTTATGGATTAGCCACGCTGCATCGCGGCACATTGGGCACGAATCAAAACCAAAGCGCTAAAATGATTCGCCGCTATCCTGATACAGCCTATCAAGCCCACGGAAACTATGCCATTCAATATAGTCTGACGATGCCGCTGGAAAATACCAGCGACCAGCCTCAAACCGTTGTTCTCACGGTCGAAACCCCGCTGAAGCGAGAAGACACCGACAAAGGACTGCGCTTTCTTGAGCCTGCGGGACCGCAGATGAACTTTCGCGGCACCGTCCGTTGGAGATTCAACGACGATCAAGGATTACCCCAAACTCATTACGTTCACCTCGTTCAACGTCGCGGTCAACAAGGTGCGCCGCTTGTCACCTTGCAGATGCAACCTCAAGAACGACGACTCGTGCAGTTCGATTTTCTTTATCCCCCGGATGCCACGCCACCACAAGTACTGACGATCAAAACCCTTAAATCGGAACCTGCACCGTAA
- a CDS encoding Uma2 family endonuclease: MTAIVINLRPTIELTDDEFYKFCQQNPNLRIETTATGALIVTPPVGGRTGKRNADLTTDVGLWNRQADLGVVFDSSTIFKLPNGANKSPDVAWISHDRWNALTSEQQERFPPIAPDFVIELRSRTDDIVDLEAKMQEYIDNGVRLGWLIDPQAEQVKIYRQGQPVETLQSPLTLSGETVLPGFLLDLSRIFR; encoded by the coding sequence ATGACTGCAATCGTCATCAATCTCCGTCCCACGATCGAACTGACCGACGACGAGTTTTACAAGTTCTGTCAGCAGAATCCAAACCTCCGAATTGAAACCACAGCTACCGGAGCGCTAATTGTTACGCCACCCGTGGGAGGAAGAACTGGAAAACGGAATGCTGATCTAACAACTGATGTTGGGCTTTGGAATCGTCAGGCTGATTTAGGAGTTGTGTTTGATTCTTCGACGATCTTTAAGTTGCCAAATGGAGCCAATAAATCGCCTGATGTTGCTTGGATCAGTCACGATCGCTGGAATGCTCTAACCTCAGAACAGCAAGAACGCTTTCCGCCGATCGCACCTGACTTTGTGATTGAACTACGATCGCGCACCGACGACATCGTGGATCTAGAAGCCAAAATGCAGGAATACATAGACAATGGAGTGCGCCTCGGTTGGCTGATTGACCCCCAAGCGGAACAAGTCAAAATTTATCGGCAAGGTCAGCCTGTTGAAACGCTGCAATCCCCTCTCACACTCTCCGGCGAAACCGTTTTACCCGGATTTTTACTCGATCTCAGCCGCATTTTTCGCTAA
- a CDS encoding pyroglutamyl-peptidase I family protein: MKILLTSFSTWMPHQLSNSSDDLLQAIADHQDCHFLRSIPVDFELAPKVTIAQIQTLNPAGIICCGMAESRQKLSIESNGRFQSEILRSRLNLETLLEGTTTTEISHDAGDYVCNYLYYSVLKYLEHCQLNQPCVFIHVPILTSANHNAIVEDFLSILDRIRSQCDGLI, encoded by the coding sequence ATGAAAATTCTCCTCACCTCATTTTCGACTTGGATGCCTCACCAGCTCTCCAATTCATCGGATGATTTACTTCAAGCGATCGCTGATCACCAAGACTGTCATTTTCTACGCAGCATCCCAGTCGATTTTGAACTCGCACCGAAAGTCACGATCGCCCAAATTCAAACGCTTAATCCTGCTGGCATTATTTGCTGTGGAATGGCAGAATCGCGCCAAAAGTTATCGATCGAATCTAATGGCAGATTTCAGAGCGAAATTCTGCGATCGCGCTTGAATCTAGAAACTCTGCTCGAAGGAACGACTACCACTGAAATTAGTCATGATGCAGGAGATTACGTTTGTAACTATCTCTACTATTCCGTTTTGAAATATCTAGAGCATTGCCAACTAAATCAACCCTGTGTGTTTATTCACGTTCCAATTTTGACTTCAGCAAATCACAATGCGATCGTTGAAGATTTTCTGAGCATTCTCGATCGCATTCGATCGCAGTGCGATGGATTGATATAA
- the hisH gene encoding imidazole glycerol phosphate synthase subunit HisH produces MPTIAVIDYDMGNLHSACKGLDNAGATTIVTDSAKEIESADAVVLPGVGSFDPAMQHLRSRDLVQPIKDVIASGKPFLGICLGLQILFESSEEGKEAGLGIVPGVVKRFHHEPDITIPHMGWNQLEFTQPDCALWQRLGEKPWVYFVHSYYVEPTDPSIRAATITHGTQTVTAAIARDNLMAVQFHPEKSSTAGLQLLSNFVELVNQRQLLQV; encoded by the coding sequence ATGCCCACGATCGCGGTCATCGATTACGATATGGGAAACTTGCACTCGGCTTGTAAAGGTCTGGATAATGCAGGTGCAACTACGATCGTGACGGACTCTGCCAAAGAAATCGAATCCGCAGATGCGGTCGTGCTTCCAGGAGTGGGATCGTTTGATCCGGCGATGCAGCATTTGCGATCGCGCGATCTCGTTCAGCCGATTAAAGATGTGATTGCGAGTGGTAAGCCTTTTTTAGGAATTTGTTTAGGCTTGCAAATCTTGTTTGAGTCGAGCGAAGAAGGCAAAGAAGCTGGATTGGGAATTGTGCCAGGAGTTGTTAAGCGATTTCATCATGAGCCTGATATCACGATTCCGCACATGGGCTGGAATCAATTAGAGTTCACTCAGCCAGATTGTGCCCTCTGGCAGCGCTTGGGTGAGAAGCCTTGGGTTTATTTTGTGCATTCCTACTATGTTGAGCCGACTGATCCGAGCATTCGGGCAGCAACGATTACGCATGGAACGCAAACTGTGACGGCTGCGATCGCGAGAGATAATCTGATGGCAGTGCAGTTTCATCCAGAAAAATCCTCTACGGCTGGCTTGCAGTTGCTCTCGAACTTTGTTGAGCTAGTGAATCAACGTCAGCTATTGCAGGTATGA
- the rsmD gene encoding 16S rRNA (guanine(966)-N(2))-methyltransferase RsmD — MSLRIYGNRSLKTLPGQATRPTVARVREAVFNIWQGTIDQCRWLDLCAGSGSMGAEALCRGAAIVVGIEQSPKACAVIEQNWKQVAKPDQSFQLLRGDVVKQLNRLQGQQFDRIYFDPPYASDLYVPVLQLVEQLNLLAPHGEFAIEHSPEYELPDSGFSIVRQKRYGNTALTFYQL, encoded by the coding sequence ATGAGTTTGCGAATTTACGGCAATCGATCTCTGAAAACGCTTCCAGGACAGGCGACTCGTCCAACGGTAGCACGGGTGCGCGAGGCAGTGTTTAACATTTGGCAAGGTACGATCGATCAATGTCGTTGGCTCGATCTTTGTGCTGGAAGTGGTTCGATGGGGGCGGAAGCGCTGTGTCGGGGAGCCGCGATCGTAGTTGGGATTGAACAGTCTCCCAAAGCTTGTGCTGTGATTGAGCAAAATTGGAAACAAGTTGCTAAGCCAGATCAGTCTTTTCAATTGTTACGAGGGGATGTCGTCAAACAACTCAATCGCTTACAAGGGCAACAGTTCGATCGAATTTATTTTGATCCGCCTTATGCGAGCGATTTGTATGTTCCGGTCTTACAGTTGGTTGAGCAACTGAATCTACTTGCGCCCCACGGTGAGTTTGCGATCGAGCATAGTCCTGAGTATGAGTTACCAGATTCGGGATTTTCGATTGTTCGCCAGAAACGCTACGGTAACACTGCACTAACGTTTTATCAGCTATGA
- the urtE gene encoding urea ABC transporter ATP-binding subunit UrtE: MTNTTLEPMGMDIAVPMLQVSGLNVYYGESHILRDVDMTVHPGKMVCLIGRNGVGKTTLLKSIMGLLKPRRGTIDLGGEAITMKTPDQRARLGIGYVPQGREVIPRLTVKENLMLGMEALPPKKRTADIPDEIFELFPVLKTMLARMGGDLSGGQQQQLAIARALMGQPRLLVLDEPTEGIQPSIILEIEAAVRRIIETTGISVLLVEQHLHFVRQADWYYAMQKGGIVASGSTSELSNEVVQRFLAV; the protein is encoded by the coding sequence ATGACGAATACAACGTTAGAACCAATGGGAATGGACATTGCGGTTCCGATGCTTCAGGTGTCGGGATTGAATGTGTACTATGGCGAGAGTCATATTTTGCGGGATGTGGATATGACGGTGCATCCGGGCAAGATGGTCTGTCTGATTGGGCGCAATGGGGTGGGAAAGACGACGCTTTTGAAGTCGATTATGGGGTTGCTGAAGCCGCGCCGAGGAACGATCGATCTGGGTGGTGAGGCGATTACGATGAAGACTCCGGATCAGCGTGCTCGGTTGGGGATTGGCTATGTGCCGCAGGGGCGGGAGGTGATTCCTCGGCTGACGGTGAAGGAGAATTTGATGTTGGGAATGGAGGCGTTGCCACCGAAGAAGCGTACGGCTGACATTCCGGATGAGATTTTTGAGTTGTTCCCAGTGTTGAAGACGATGCTGGCTCGGATGGGCGGGGATCTCAGCGGTGGGCAACAGCAGCAGTTAGCGATCGCGCGGGCTTTGATGGGTCAACCGCGGTTGCTGGTGCTAGATGAGCCGACGGAGGGGATTCAGCCGTCGATTATTCTGGAGATTGAAGCTGCGGTGCGGCGGATTATTGAGACGACTGGGATTTCGGTGTTGCTGGTTGAGCAGCATTTACATTTTGTGCGTCAGGCGGATTGGTACTATGCGATGCAGAAGGGTGGGATTGTGGCTTCTGGATCGACGAGTGAGTTGAGTAATGAGGTGGTACAGCGGTTCTTAGCGGTTTAG
- the urtD gene encoding urea ABC transporter ATP-binding protein UrtD: MSEKILQIENLTVSFDGFKAINDLNFDLDAGELRVVIGPNGAGKTTFLDTITGKVQPTVGTVYFQGRNTKGLKEHQIARLGVGRKFQTPRVYLNLTPRENLELSCTRDKNIWNAIVGKTPAAERRTVSGLLETIGLDLKADIKAALLSHGEKQRLEIGMLVAQSPDLLLVDEPVAGLTDEETEKVGDLLLALAESHSIIVIEHDMEFVRQIARKVTVLHQGSVLCEGSMDEVQNDPRVIEVYLGQQEDHAA, translated from the coding sequence ATGAGCGAGAAAATCTTGCAAATCGAAAATCTGACCGTTAGTTTTGATGGCTTTAAGGCGATCAATGACCTGAATTTTGACCTGGATGCGGGCGAGTTGCGGGTGGTGATTGGACCGAATGGAGCCGGAAAAACGACCTTTTTGGATACGATTACTGGGAAGGTGCAGCCGACGGTTGGAACGGTCTACTTTCAAGGTCGAAACACAAAAGGTCTCAAAGAACACCAGATTGCGCGGTTAGGTGTGGGGCGAAAGTTTCAAACGCCGAGGGTGTATCTAAATTTGACTCCGCGTGAGAATTTGGAGCTTTCTTGTACGCGCGATAAGAATATCTGGAATGCGATCGTTGGAAAAACTCCGGCTGCGGAACGGCGAACGGTGTCTGGGCTACTCGAAACGATCGGGCTAGATCTCAAAGCGGATATCAAGGCGGCGTTGCTGTCTCATGGAGAGAAGCAGCGGTTAGAGATTGGCATGTTGGTGGCTCAGTCTCCGGATTTGCTGTTAGTCGATGAGCCAGTTGCAGGGTTAACGGATGAAGAAACCGAGAAGGTGGGGGATCTGTTACTGGCGCTGGCTGAGAGTCATTCGATTATTGTGATCGAACACGATATGGAGTTTGTCCGACAGATTGCTCGAAAGGTCACGGTGCTGCATCAAGGCAGTGTGCTGTGTGAGGGTTCGATGGATGAGGTACAAAACGATCCGCGAGTCATTGAAGTATATCTAGGGCAACAAGAAGATCACGCTGCGTAA
- the urtC gene encoding urea ABC transporter permease subunit UrtC: protein MKREIPWWKTKSFAIEVGLVIAIALLLIFVIPPLLVGVGQAFRVNLLGRFLALAIVALGIDLIWGYTGILSLGHGLFFALGGYSLAMYLQLQIPAGQLPEFFSLYGVTELPAFWLPFYSLPFTVFAIVLLPTVVAAVLGYLVFRNRIRGVYFSILTQAALIVFFNFFNGQQKLINGTNGLKTDTATIFGQAVGSPEVQWVFYMLTVWLLVGAYALCRWLTSGRLGRLLVAVRDDEPRLRFSGYDPTAFKVLVFAISAGLAGVAGALFTVQSGIISPKSMDIAFSIEMVIWVAVGGRASLVGAILGALIVNFAKSVLSEQFPQVWYFFQGALFLTVVTVLPGGLVGWIRNEGLELVRSRILGKRYLMTYPSLEEDPEVQYERENLANRKSDR from the coding sequence GTGAAAAGGGAAATTCCTTGGTGGAAAACGAAATCGTTTGCAATCGAAGTTGGACTTGTGATTGCGATCGCGCTCTTGCTGATCTTTGTGATTCCGCCTTTGTTAGTCGGCGTGGGTCAAGCCTTTCGCGTGAATTTGCTCGGGCGGTTTTTAGCGTTAGCAATTGTGGCGTTAGGGATTGATTTAATCTGGGGCTACACTGGCATTTTGAGCTTGGGTCACGGATTGTTTTTTGCGCTCGGTGGCTATAGTTTGGCAATGTATTTGCAGTTGCAAATTCCCGCCGGACAACTTCCTGAATTTTTCAGTCTCTATGGCGTCACTGAACTGCCAGCTTTTTGGTTGCCGTTTTACTCGCTGCCGTTTACGGTCTTTGCGATCGTCTTGTTGCCGACGGTCGTGGCGGCAGTGCTAGGCTATCTGGTGTTCCGAAATCGGATTCGGGGCGTTTACTTTTCGATTTTGACGCAAGCGGCTTTGATCGTATTTTTCAACTTCTTCAATGGTCAACAAAAGTTGATCAATGGAACGAATGGATTGAAGACGGATACGGCGACTATTTTTGGACAAGCGGTAGGTTCGCCCGAAGTGCAGTGGGTGTTCTACATGCTGACGGTCTGGTTGCTGGTGGGCGCTTATGCACTGTGTCGATGGCTCACGAGTGGTCGATTGGGACGGTTACTGGTTGCAGTTCGGGATGATGAACCGCGCTTGCGATTTTCTGGGTATGACCCGACGGCATTTAAGGTGTTGGTGTTTGCGATTTCTGCGGGACTTGCGGGGGTCGCAGGTGCATTGTTCACGGTGCAGTCTGGGATCATTTCGCCCAAGTCGATGGACATTGCTTTCTCGATCGAGATGGTGATCTGGGTGGCAGTCGGCGGTCGGGCGAGTTTAGTCGGCGCGATTTTGGGTGCTTTGATTGTGAACTTTGCTAAGAGCGTGCTGAGTGAACAGTTTCCCCAGGTTTGGTATTTTTTCCAAGGTGCATTGTTCCTCACAGTTGTGACGGTGCTGCCGGGTGGATTGGTGGGCTGGATTCGCAATGAAGGCTTAGAGCTTGTGCGATCGCGAATTCTTGGCAAACGCTACCTGATGACCTACCCAAGTTTAGAAGAAGATCCGGAAGTGCAATATGAGCGAGAAAATCTTGCAAATCGAAAATCTGACCGTTAG
- the urtB gene encoding urea ABC transporter permease subunit UrtB, whose translation MLSGLLNGLFSGLSLGSVLLLAALGLAIVFGLMGVINMAHGELMMLGAYTTFVVQNALKPLGGIWFDAYIFVALIAAFIVTAIFGVVLERGVIRYLYGRPLETLLATWGVSLILQQLVRSVSWQFVIGLIVFCAFFFGGLWFLAKRPNFEQFRGWAIALLLPISAGIALSLGNYLGQAYGLLMTKPWFGAQNVDVTAPRWLRGGLSIADTQLSYARIFIIVLTIACLFGVYWFLNQTSWGLRIRAVTQNRSMSACLGIPTQKVDALAFAIGSGLAGVAGCAVSLLGSVGPNTGQNYIVDTFMVVVVGGVGKLVGSIIAALAIGTANYIIGSNLLVDAFSFFPPLAEFFRFFSTISMAKVMVFALIIVFLQFRPAGLFPQKGRTVDA comes from the coding sequence TTGCTATCAGGACTTTTGAATGGATTGTTCAGTGGGCTAAGCCTAGGTTCAGTACTGTTACTTGCAGCATTGGGACTGGCGATCGTCTTTGGACTCATGGGTGTGATCAACATGGCGCACGGTGAGTTAATGATGCTCGGCGCTTACACAACTTTTGTGGTGCAAAATGCCCTGAAGCCGTTGGGTGGCATTTGGTTTGATGCCTATATCTTTGTTGCTTTGATCGCAGCGTTTATTGTGACTGCCATATTTGGCGTGGTGCTAGAGCGTGGGGTGATTCGATATTTGTATGGGCGACCGCTGGAAACGCTGCTGGCAACGTGGGGTGTGAGCTTGATCTTGCAGCAGTTGGTTCGCAGTGTGAGTTGGCAATTTGTAATTGGGTTGATTGTCTTCTGTGCGTTCTTCTTCGGGGGACTGTGGTTTTTAGCAAAACGCCCGAATTTTGAGCAATTTCGAGGGTGGGCGATCGCGCTTTTACTGCCGATCTCGGCTGGGATCGCGCTCTCGCTCGGAAATTATTTAGGTCAAGCGTATGGGCTGCTGATGACCAAACCGTGGTTTGGCGCGCAAAACGTGGATGTGACGGCTCCGCGATGGTTGCGGGGTGGATTGTCGATCGCGGACACACAGCTTTCCTATGCTCGGATTTTTATTATTGTCTTGACGATCGCGTGTTTGTTTGGCGTGTATTGGTTTTTAAATCAAACGTCCTGGGGCTTGCGAATTCGTGCGGTCACGCAGAATCGCAGCATGAGTGCTTGTCTCGGAATTCCGACGCAGAAAGTGGATGCTTTGGCATTTGCGATCGGGTCTGGGCTAGCTGGAGTCGCGGGATGTGCGGTGAGTTTGCTCGGATCAGTTGGTCCTAATACGGGACAGAACTACATCGTCGATACCTTTATGGTGGTCGTCGTGGGTGGGGTTGGTAAGTTAGTCGGCAGTATTATCGCAGCACTGGCGATCGGAACCGCGAACTATATTATTGGCTCGAACTTGTTAGTCGATGCGTTTAGTTTCTTTCCGCCGTTGGCTGAATTCTTTCGGTTCTTCTCAACGATCAGCATGGCAAAGGTGATGGTCTTTGCATTAATTATTGTGTTTCTACAGTTCCGCCCGGCTGGACTGTTCCCGCAAAAGGGTCGAACGGTGGATGCTTAA